One Melanotaenia boesemani isolate fMelBoe1 chromosome 8, fMelBoe1.pri, whole genome shotgun sequence DNA segment encodes these proteins:
- the atp1b3a gene encoding sodium/potassium-transporting ATPase subunit beta-3a isoform X2 has protein sequence MMLLKVCPLFSSCCIGRNNQPALILLFYLVFYCFLAGMFALTMWVMLLTLDDYVPRYRDRVPSPGLVIRPNSLDILFNKSEPQKYDQYVRDLESFLRRYNDSQQEMNEDCTPGDYRLQDNSEDMNKKACRFKRASLSLCSGLSDPNFGYHEGKPCIVLKMNRIIGLKPHGDPYINCTVKKDSPVQMHYFPSEGRIDKMYFPYYGRKAHENYVQPLVAVKLLLTKEDYNKELTVECRVEGSNLRNNDERDKFLGRVTFRIKVTE, from the exons ATGATGCTACTGAAGGTGTGCCCCCTCTTCTCTTCTTGCTGCATAGGCAGAAATAACCAACCAG CCCTCATCCTGCTCTTCTACTTGGTTTTCTACTGCTTCTTGGCTGGCATGTTTGCCCTGACCATGTGGGTGATGCTGCTCACTCTGGATGACTATGTGCCGAGGTACAGAGACCGCGTTCCCAGTCCAG gATTGGTGATTCGCCCCAACTCACTGGACATCTTATTCAACAAATCTGAACCTCAGAAGTACGACCAGTATGTCCGGGACCTGGAGTCCTTCCTCCGAA GGTATAATGATTCGCAGCAGGAGATGAATGAGGACTGCACTCCAGGAGACTATCGCTTGCAGGACAATAGCGAGGACATGAACAAGAAGGCTTGTCGCTTCAAGAGGGCATCCCTGAGCCTCTGCTCTGGCCTCTCCGACCCTAACTTTGGATACCATGAAGGAAAACCCTGCATTGTTCTGAAAATGAACAGG ATCATTGGGCTGAAGCCGCATGGAGATCCTTATATCAACTGCACAGTAAAA AAAGACAGCCCAGTCCAAATGCACTATTTCCCCAGTGAGGGTCGCATCGATAAGATGTATTTCCCCTATTACGGCAGGAAAGCCCAC GAGAATTACGTGCAGCCTCTGGTGGCGGTGAAGCTGCTACTCACCAAGGAGGACTACAACAAGGAGCTGACCGTGGAGTGCCGCGTAGAGGGCTCCAACCTCCGCAACAACGACGAAAGGGACAAGTTCCTGGGTCGCGTCACCTTCAGGATCAAAGTTacggagtaa
- the atp1b3a gene encoding sodium/potassium-transporting ATPase subunit beta-3a isoform X3: MNDATEALILLFYLVFYCFLAGMFALTMWVMLLTLDDYVPRYRDRVPSPGLVIRPNSLDILFNKSEPQKYDQYVRDLESFLRRYNDSQQEMNEDCTPGDYRLQDNSEDMNKKACRFKRASLSLCSGLSDPNFGYHEGKPCIVLKMNRIIGLKPHGDPYINCTVKKDSPVQMHYFPSEGRIDKMYFPYYGRKAHENYVQPLVAVKLLLTKEDYNKELTVECRVEGSNLRNNDERDKFLGRVTFRIKVTE, from the exons ATGAATGATGCTACTGAAG CCCTCATCCTGCTCTTCTACTTGGTTTTCTACTGCTTCTTGGCTGGCATGTTTGCCCTGACCATGTGGGTGATGCTGCTCACTCTGGATGACTATGTGCCGAGGTACAGAGACCGCGTTCCCAGTCCAG gATTGGTGATTCGCCCCAACTCACTGGACATCTTATTCAACAAATCTGAACCTCAGAAGTACGACCAGTATGTCCGGGACCTGGAGTCCTTCCTCCGAA GGTATAATGATTCGCAGCAGGAGATGAATGAGGACTGCACTCCAGGAGACTATCGCTTGCAGGACAATAGCGAGGACATGAACAAGAAGGCTTGTCGCTTCAAGAGGGCATCCCTGAGCCTCTGCTCTGGCCTCTCCGACCCTAACTTTGGATACCATGAAGGAAAACCCTGCATTGTTCTGAAAATGAACAGG ATCATTGGGCTGAAGCCGCATGGAGATCCTTATATCAACTGCACAGTAAAA AAAGACAGCCCAGTCCAAATGCACTATTTCCCCAGTGAGGGTCGCATCGATAAGATGTATTTCCCCTATTACGGCAGGAAAGCCCAC GAGAATTACGTGCAGCCTCTGGTGGCGGTGAAGCTGCTACTCACCAAGGAGGACTACAACAAGGAGCTGACCGTGGAGTGCCGCGTAGAGGGCTCCAACCTCCGCAACAACGACGAAAGGGACAAGTTCCTGGGTCGCGTCACCTTCAGGATCAAAGTTacggagtaa
- the atp1b3a gene encoding sodium/potassium-transporting ATPase subunit beta-3a isoform X1, which produces MASTEDKAANKEPVSSWKDSIYNTRTGELLGRTASSWALILLFYLVFYCFLAGMFALTMWVMLLTLDDYVPRYRDRVPSPGLVIRPNSLDILFNKSEPQKYDQYVRDLESFLRRYNDSQQEMNEDCTPGDYRLQDNSEDMNKKACRFKRASLSLCSGLSDPNFGYHEGKPCIVLKMNRIIGLKPHGDPYINCTVKKDSPVQMHYFPSEGRIDKMYFPYYGRKAHENYVQPLVAVKLLLTKEDYNKELTVECRVEGSNLRNNDERDKFLGRVTFRIKVTE; this is translated from the exons ATGGCGAGCACCGAGGATAAAGCGGCCAACAAGGAGCCCGTGTCCAGCTGGAAGGACTCCATCTACAACACGAGGACCGGGGAGCTGCTTGGTCGCACGGCCAGCAGCTGGG CCCTCATCCTGCTCTTCTACTTGGTTTTCTACTGCTTCTTGGCTGGCATGTTTGCCCTGACCATGTGGGTGATGCTGCTCACTCTGGATGACTATGTGCCGAGGTACAGAGACCGCGTTCCCAGTCCAG gATTGGTGATTCGCCCCAACTCACTGGACATCTTATTCAACAAATCTGAACCTCAGAAGTACGACCAGTATGTCCGGGACCTGGAGTCCTTCCTCCGAA GGTATAATGATTCGCAGCAGGAGATGAATGAGGACTGCACTCCAGGAGACTATCGCTTGCAGGACAATAGCGAGGACATGAACAAGAAGGCTTGTCGCTTCAAGAGGGCATCCCTGAGCCTCTGCTCTGGCCTCTCCGACCCTAACTTTGGATACCATGAAGGAAAACCCTGCATTGTTCTGAAAATGAACAGG ATCATTGGGCTGAAGCCGCATGGAGATCCTTATATCAACTGCACAGTAAAA AAAGACAGCCCAGTCCAAATGCACTATTTCCCCAGTGAGGGTCGCATCGATAAGATGTATTTCCCCTATTACGGCAGGAAAGCCCAC GAGAATTACGTGCAGCCTCTGGTGGCGGTGAAGCTGCTACTCACCAAGGAGGACTACAACAAGGAGCTGACCGTGGAGTGCCGCGTAGAGGGCTCCAACCTCCGCAACAACGACGAAAGGGACAAGTTCCTGGGTCGCGTCACCTTCAGGATCAAAGTTacggagtaa